The genomic stretch GGTCTGGCTCTGCAGGGCTGTCCATATTCTTTGAGAGGGGATTTGAGAAGTGTTCTGCTTGGGGGAGGGGTGGTGTCCATGGTGGAGTTGGTGTTTGGGGTCAGGCTGCAGGTTCCCCAGCGTCCCCCTTGGTTTTGGGTTCCTGCCACCAGTCTGCTACGAAGGACTCCTCGTAATCTCCTATCCCCTCAAACTCAGCGTCAGGGGGGGCCGAGGGAGCAGCCACCTCCTCTGGACTCACCACACCCTGCCAAGGAACACAACGCTGAGTTACAGACATACAACAACACATTTACACTTCAAGATGAGGCTTGATTTCACTTGGCTCAGGGATATATTTCTAGCACGTTGTCATCGTTCTCACACTTTCTTTGCCTGCCTTGGCTCTTATTTTCTTTCCCTGTGAATCTCTCACTACTAGTGCATGCTgtcattttctctccctccctttctccttctctgtcctcctctcccctcccaggtcTAAGCTGAGGCTGTGTGGTTAGCTGGGAGGGGATGACCAGAGAAAAAACGCATGTGGCAGGGCCTCAGAGGCCGACACTTCCCAGCTACATACCACACTCCACTGTCGGAAAACACAACACCATTCCCTATCAATCTCAATccctttctccatttctctctcttccagctacTGACCCTCTTTCAACCTCTATCCATCCCACTCTCTCTACAGTAGTCTCCTTCATACATCCCCTGTAGTCAGAATCAGAATCAAAGTAAACACTGTGATTGACTGGTCCcttccccccacctccccccgCTCATTTTTCAGTCACCTCCCACAAAACAAAATAGCATACCAGCTACTGTACCCCAAAATTGTTTTGCACATTGGAAATATTCTCAGCAGCCCAGAACCAAATTCTCGCCAGATTTGAAGCAAAGCAGCCAATTTATTACAGTTTGTTACTTCTGAGTTTGGTGCTTCTGTCCAGAATTTGTCCTGCACATAAAAACTGTTTTCCTATGTTACTTCCATCTCCACCCCTTTGCAGACAAGCCTTACCTCATCATCTGTCTGTAGGTAGTTCAGTGCAAACTCCAGCATTTCCCTCTGCTTGGTCGTTTGGTTAAAGTACCTCAGTGCCTCCTGCGCAACAAACATGGTGTGTCAATATCATTGGTTGACTCAAGATGGAAGGAGAAAACACAAAGATACAGTTCAAAATGGTTTTTAGCGCTAGAAAACTAAACATTTGATGCTGTTTCCCTTTGTTTTAATGCTCATTTCCCCTCCAGTCAGCATATCATGGAGTATCTACAGCACCACTAACTTCATTTGAAATGATCACAGTTTCAAAAAGGCCTATATGTTTCAGGGAGCTTCGTTGGTTTTATTTAATTGATGGCGTTGCAGCTGCTGTAAGTGCTGTACTGGTAGAGCATAATCAAGACCCTATAGGACCTAATCCTTTTCAatttgaatataaaatatattcattaACCACCTTTGTAGGGAATTGGTGCTATATATGTTACAGCTTcccttttcttgttttttttgtgtagAGCTGTGGTGCTCCATGGCATATATTAGTAAGGAAACAACAGCTAGGTCATACCCAAAATCTGAAACTATTTCACATCTTGTTTGGAATCAGGTTCAGGAATGAGGTTAAACTGGGTAAGGTTTATTACCATAATTCTAGATCAGTGGTATTCAAACTTCTTCAGCCAGAGCCCCATTTTTTCATCCAAAATTTATGGGGATCCCACCCCAAAATCTGTCAATTTtgatttttacatcaacaaataacctttaattcattgcattttcatctcttatcaaaattaaaagaaaccaataaatacatttactcaatatttttttcccctttctCCATGATCTTTTTCCAAAACGTTTGTATATTGTCCCATACAACAACCACAAAAATTGGCCATCCCACTGCAGTTCCCAGGGTCGCGACTCTGACTTTGAATACCACTGTTCTAGACGATGGTTCATATTAATCAGAAATGACATGTCAAGTCTTGACAGGGCACATCGGGATGCTGAGTTGGGCGTCAAGGTTATATAAAGTAATCTGGTTACTCACCGGGCGAGGCAGGAAGTGTGTCACCTCCAGGCCCCACTGTTCTCGGTAGAAGCGGTAGTACACCATGTTCTGCTGCATCACCTGGTCGTTAGCGTCAAACAGCATGTAGCTGGCCGCACACGGAGCCGCGTTACGCACGTCGTTCACTGCACAGAGGGAGGGTGGGTCATCTGACAACTGCATAACAACCTGAATAGTTGCTGTACAATTCTGGTCATGAAATGCAAGTGCAGTAGAGTTTGGAGCTCTATCGAGGTGTGACACTTTCATGTCCTTACGTTTATAGTAGGCAAACTGGAGGTAGTGGTACATGGTAGCCACAAACTTTTCCACGAAGAAACCACCGACGTTGGGCATCAGGTTCTCCTCACACTTCACTTTACACTTCAGAACTTCTGTGTAGAGatctgagagaaaaagagagagagagagagagagagagaaagatattatACTGCTATGACCAGAGTCTCTGCCCTCTCAATAGGGACCATGAGTAGATGGGGGTTTGTCAGACACTCACCTGCCAGTGTAGGGTAGAAGTCTTTGTACTCTGTGACCTCATATGACCCTTCGCAGCCTGCCAGGCAGAGGTCGTACATTTTGAGGTACTCCGTAGTGGCCTGCTCCATGTCCCGAGCACTGGCACTGAAATCTCCAGAGTTATACAGTTTCACAGCCTTCAGGAACACAGGCTGGAGTACAGAAAGGACCAATCAAAGTGTTAGAGACACTAAACATGGGCTGAAAGGACAACAGCCAGGGGTCAGAAAGGACAGCACAGTTAGAGACACTAGATATGTGCTGAAGGGAAAGGACATAGCACGCAGTTGCAGAACACCAACCAACATTTGAATAGAATTCAAACCTACATTCTATTCTGAGACTTTTTTCTAACAGAGTTGTGAAAAAATACTTCAGTATGTTTCTCCGCCATTCATGTTTAGATTGAGAAAGCCATCGATAACATACTAACCAACACATATTTTCAATGAATAGTTCTAGTACTGTGTTCAGGTGGGACAGATGGGCTCTTCAGCAAACAAAGGAAAGGAGGGTTGTGCAACAACATTGAAAATAATCATGAGAATGGCTTACCAAGAAAAACTTCCAGTGCTCTCAATCCTTTTTATGTCGAGTTAGTCCTTTTGGAGGTTTTTCTTGGACAGCCATTCTCATTAGTTCTAGTACTGTGCCAGGTGACGGGTATCAGAGCTAGTTGTGATGTGTATGGGGGCTGGTTGTGAGCTGACCTCACACTGACCTCGTAGGGACGCTCCTCGTGGTCGATGAGGTACTCGTCCAGCTCAAACAGCGTCTTGTAGTAGTTCATGTTCTTGGAGATAAAAGGGTCTTCTGGGTTCTTCTGGAGGAACGTGTGGGCCGCTGACACGGCCCTCTCTATGTTGTTTaactgtgggagagaggggatacagaATGTATCATCATTATTGTTATGGGTCATATAGAGTCCAGTAGTCTTGATTGGTTGCTCTTGGCTCTCTGATACTTAGTGTCTTCGTTGGATGACTTCTAAAGACTCTCGTTCTAACGAATGCCTAGCTGAAGCAAGGGGTTCTCTACATGCAGCAGGTCTTGCAAACACTAGTTAGTCCTTAGAATAGCATGGCTTCTAACCTCAAATCACCTCACCAACTGCTAAGAGGTGTGCTTCAGCCACTGTCTCAATATGGATCTAAGGCATGTGCTGAAATGATTAACTGTCAATCAACACTTTTGTCGGTAAGAAGAATACTGTATGCCTATATTCAAAGATTACTATGTGGTAGCTAAGCCTGGCAATTGTCAAGAACCCATGGGTATAGATTCAAACTCTGACCTTGGTCTGTCTTATGGAGGAGGGTTTTTGGAATACTGCTGTATATCTGAACAAGTGAAGAAACGGAAGAATGCTCTCAACAGAGCCATGAGATCACAGTTTGGCTGACACACATGCCTGGAACACCTATGAGAACGTCTGGATGTGAATAGCATCGAATAATCCCCGCAATATGCAATTTTTCAGGAAAGTCAGGaaacaatatacacagtcagttaggaaagcaataggctagctagctttttcaaacagaaatttgcatcttgcagcactaattccaaaaggttttgggacactgtaaagtccatggagaataagagcacatcctcccaggttcccactgcactgaggctgaGAAACACTTTcatcaccgataaatccacgataatcgagattTTTAATAagtatttctctacggctggccatgcttcccccttcctaaaattatccgccgccatggttgcaacccctattactagtctgttcaacctctctatcgtatcatctgagattcttaaagattggaaagcggccgcggtcatccccctcttcaaagggggacccaaactgttacggacctgcagttgaagtcggaagtttacatacaccttagccaaatacatttaaactctgtttttcacaattcctgacatttaatcctagtaaaaattccctgtcttaggtcagtcaggatcaccgcattaagaatgtgaaatgtcagctttttcagcttttatttctttcatcacattcccagtgggtcagaagtttacatacactcaactactatttggtagcattacctttaaatagTTTAGCTTGggacaaacgtttcgggtagccttccacaagcttcccacaataagctgggtgaattttggcccattcctcctgacagaggtgtaactgagtcaggtttgtaggcctccttgctcgcacgcgctttttcagttctccccacaaatgttctattggattgagatcagggctttgtgatagccactcctttaccttgactttgttgtccttcagccattttgcaataactttggaagtatgcttggggtcattgtccatttggaagacccatttgcgaccaagatttaacttcccgaccgatgtcttgagatgttgcttcaatatatccacataattctgcttcctcatgatgccgtctgaagtgcaccagaccctgctgcagcaaagcacccccacaacatgatgctgccacccccgtgcttcacggttgggatggtgttctttgtcttgcaagcctccccctttttcctccaaacataacgatggtcattatggccaaactgttctactTTTGTCTCATcgggccagaggacatttctccaaaaagtacaatctttgtccctatgtgcagtttcaaactgtagtctggcttttttatggcggttttggagcagtggcttcttccttgctgagcggccttacaggttatgtcgatatagcactcattttactgtggatataaatacttttgtacctgtttcctccaacatcttcacaaggtcctttgctgttgttctgggattgattcgcacttttcgcaccaaaatacgttcatctctaagagacagaacgcgtctccttcttgagcggtatgacggctgggtggtcccatggtgtttatacttgcatactattgtttgtatagatgagcgtggtaccttcaggcatttggaaattgctcccaaggatgaaccagacttgtggagtctACAATTCtatttctggggtcttggctgatttcttttgatttttccgtTATtacaagcaaagagccactgagtttgaaggtaggccttgaaatacatccacatgtacacctccaattgactcaaatgaggttaattagcccatcagaagcttctaaagccatgacatcattttctggaattttccaagttgtttaaaggcacagtcgatatgtaaacttctgacccactggaattgtgatacagtgaatgataagtgaaataatctgtctgtaaacaattgttggaaaaattacttgtgtcatgcacaaagttgatgtcctaaccgacttgccaaaactatagtttgttaacaagacatttgtggagttttaatgactccaacctaagtgtatgtaaacttctgacttcaactgtatatccatcctgccctgcctttctaaactctttgaaagccaagtgaacaaacagatcaccgaccatttagaatcccaccgtaccttctccgctatgcaatccggtttccgagctggccacagatgcacctcagccacgctcaaggacttcaacgatatcataaccatcaTCGATTAAAAGACactactgtgcagctgtcttcatcgacctgaccaaggctttcgactctgccaATCattgtattcttatcggcagactcaacagccttgatttttctaatgactgcctcgcatgcctcactaactacttctcagatagaattcaatgtgtcaaatcggagggcctgttgtccggacctctggcagtctctatgggggtgccacaggattcaattctcgggccgactcttttctctgtatatatcaataatgtcgctcttgctgcaggtgattctttgatccacctctacacagacaacaacattctgtatacatctggcccttctttgaacactgtgataacaaacctccaaacacgcttcaatgccatacaacactccttccgtggcctccaaccgccctttaatgctagtaaaactaaatgcatgctcttcaaccgatcactgaccgcacccgcctgcccgactagcatcactactctggacggttcggacttagaatatgtggacaactataaatacctaggtgtctggctagactgtaaactctccttccagactcatattaagcatctccaatccaaaattaaatctataattggcttcctatttcgcaacaaagcctccttcactcatgctgccaaacataccctcataaaactgactatcctacccatCCTTGACTTctgcaatgtcatttacaaaatagcctccaacactctactcagcaaattggatgcagtctatcacagtgtcatcctttttgtcaccaaagccccatataccacccaccactgcgacctgtatgctctcgttggctggtcctcgctacatattcatc from Oncorhynchus tshawytscha isolate Ot180627B linkage group LG09, Otsh_v2.0, whole genome shotgun sequence encodes the following:
- the LOC112258642 gene encoding endoplasmic reticulum protein SC65 isoform X2; this translates as MASAPADSILELNNIERAVSAAHTFLQKNPEDPFISKNMNYYKTLFELDEYLIDHEERPYEPVFLKAVKLYNSGDFSASARDMEQATTEYLKMYDLCLAGCEGSYEVTEYKDFYPTLADLYTEVLKCKVKCEENLMPNVGGFFVEKFVATMYHYLQFAYYKLNDVRNAAPCAASYMLFDANDQVMQQNMVYYRFYREQWGLEVTHFLPRPEALRYFNQTTKQREMLEFALNYLQTDDEGVVSPEEVAAPSAPPDAEFEGIGDYEESFVADWWQEPKTKGDAGEPAA
- the LOC112258642 gene encoding endoplasmic reticulum protein SC65 isoform X1 encodes the protein MAPTNVKEIRFSFCFCVVLVAPLLVEAQYEKYSFKSFPHNDLMPLESAYGHALDQYGAQNWRDSIKYMELSLRLHRLLKDSEAFCSQNCSTVSRDNDTLFADCSLRIMQHFLLRASCLKKCKTTFPVFTVAYPKRDVLEAFEKRIPYRYIQYAYYQLNNIERAVSAAHTFLQKNPEDPFISKNMNYYKTLFELDEYLIDHEERPYEPVFLKAVKLYNSGDFSASARDMEQATTEYLKMYDLCLAGCEGSYEVTEYKDFYPTLADLYTEVLKCKVKCEENLMPNVGGFFVEKFVATMYHYLQFAYYKLNDVRNAAPCAASYMLFDANDQVMQQNMVYYRFYREQWGLEVTHFLPRPEALRYFNQTTKQREMLEFALNYLQTDDEGVVSPEEVAAPSAPPDAEFEGIGDYEESFVADWWQEPKTKGDAGEPAA